In the Juglans microcarpa x Juglans regia isolate MS1-56 chromosome 6D, Jm3101_v1.0, whole genome shotgun sequence genome, one interval contains:
- the LOC121235675 gene encoding F-box protein SKIP8-like, which translates to MEIASTLITVVSSQPFLVASTVTALSLLFARFAVRSVRFPNLKTPQSDGRDSAASPKKVCNCVCSCNSGLVAPDSATTGAPYVNGGTAQMVEKASSVAVADRLSGASMMEQLVPEITTHALSYLDYPSLCRLSMTNSLMRKAANDDNAWKALYHKDFTLEQDSVTPANGWKAYYAATRAIVRNNAEFFNIIKERSVAAMSHFWLNADYVKCVHASGELFSGYNAVIQSWQLAFNWEHGVNFQVRDVRARVLTDMAWVTMKTIVDIDAGPFNVTNVFELHNGRWYMVHHHSSMEVDAQIVHA; encoded by the exons ATGGAGATTGCCTCTACTCTTATTACCGTCGTCTCATCCCAACCGTTCCTTGTAGCCTCAACAGTCACCGCGCTCTCTCTGTTATTCGCCCGCTTCGCCGTCCGATCAGTCCGGTTCCCCAATTTAAAAACTCCCCAATCGGACGGTAGGGACTCCGCCGCGTCTCCGAAGAAGGTTTGCAATTGCGTTTGCTCTTGTAACTCTGGTCTTGTGGCTCCGGATTCGGCAACGACGGGTGCTCCGTACGTGAACGGTGGGACAGCGCAGATGGTCGAGAAGGCGTCTTCAGTAGCGGTGGCGGATCGGCTTTCGGGCGCTTCGATGATGGAGCAGCTGGTGCCGGAGATTACCACGCACGCGCTGAGCTACTTAGACTATCCGAGTCTCTGCCGCCTCTCGATGACCAATTCGCTCATGCGAAAGGCCGCCAACGATGACAATGCTTGGAAAGCGCTTTATCACAAG GACTTTACATTAGAACAGGATAGCGTGACACCTGCAAATGGGTGGAAGGCTTACTATGCTGCTACCAGAGCCATTGTTCGTAATAATGCCGAATTCTTTAACATTATCAAGGAAAGGTCTGTTGCAGCAATGAGTCACTTTTGGCtaaatgcagattatgtaaAGTGCGTTCACGCCTCAGGAGAACTCTTTTCAGG GTATAATGCTGTAATACAGAGTTGGCAGCTTGCATTTAATTGGGAACACGGTGTCAACTTTCAAGTTCGGGATGTACGCGCACGGGTTCTGACAGACATGGCTTGGGTTACCATGAAAACTATCGTTGACATTGATGCTGGGCCATTCAACGTGACTAATGTCTTTGAGCTCCATAATGGGCGATGGTACATGGTGCATCATCACAGCTCGATGGAGGTGGATGCTCAAATTGTGCATGCATAA
- the LOC121234844 gene encoding uncharacterized protein LOC121234844, with product MGCASSKLTKVTVDDIYRPAPASFAVFDVNAVEEPWLKVDHMQQEHEEKPTHVPAPILEKLSKFEADAPHSWEEVSKALKLEDLKKQKPTIVGPPAKPEPEAVPPPVQDSTTTNKQTPRKSASFHTLEELDAKLSPKPTKELRKAETMRTESRRTEPKQNEARTESESEGFRPKPLKENIFILKDRLEREREGKMANFDRIKRDPLSDFQEKCPPGGGADTVVLYTTSLQGVRRTYEDCNRAREVLEGHEVVFDERDVSLHGEFLNELRELLGETARVPRLFVKGRYIGGVEELVELNEAGRLGRILKSARVERGVGRQGCEGCGGMRFVPCWECGGSCKVVKDGSEKKERCGQCNENGLVHCPACK from the coding sequence ATATCTACCGCCCAGCTCCCGCGAGCTTTGCGGTCTTCGACGTCAACGCAGTCGAAGAGCCTTGGCTCAAGGTGGACCATATGCAGCAGGAGCACGAAGAGAAGCCCACGCACGTACCGGCTCCGATTCTGGAGAAGCTCAGTAAGTTCGAGGCCGACGCTCCTCACTCCTGGGAGGAAGTCAGCAAAGCCTTGAAGTTAGAGGACCTCAAGAAGCAAAAACCCACAATTGTCGGCCCGCCTGCAAAGCCGGAACCGGAAGCAGTTCCCCCACCGGTGCAGGATAGCACGACCACCAATAAACAGACGCCTCGTAAGAGCGCCTCTTTCCACACGCTCGAGGAGCTCGACGCCAAGCTATCTCCGAAGCCGACTAAAGAGTTGAGGAAAGCGGAGACGATGCGGACCGAGTCGAGAAGAACCGAGCCAAAGCAGAACGAGGCACGGAccgagtcagagtcggagggtTTCAGGCCCAAGCCCCTGAAGGAGAACATATTTATATTGAAGGACAGGctagagagggaaagggaaggAAAGATGGCAAACTTCGATAGGATCAAGAGGGACCCTCTGAGTGATTTTCAGGAGAAGTGCCCGCCGGGGGGCGGGGCCGACACAGTGGTGCTCTACACGACGTCACTACAGGGGGTCCGGCGCACGTACGAGGACTGCAACCGGGCGAGGGAGGTGCTGGAAGGGCACGAGGTGGTGTTCGACGAGCGGGACGTGTCGCTGCACGGGGAGTTCCTGAACGAGTTGAGAGAGCTGTTGGGGGAGACGGCGAGAGTACCGAGGCTGTTCGTGAAAGGGAGGTACATCGGGGGAGTGGAGGAATTGGTGGAGCTGAACGAGGCGGGCCGGTTGGGTAGGATACTGAAGTCGGCCAGAGTGGAGAGAGGGGTGGGAAGGCAAGGCTGCGAGGGGTGCGGGGGCATGAGGTTCGTGCCGTGTTGGGAGTGTGGTGGGAGTTGTAAAGTGGTCAAGGATGGGTCGGAAAAGAAAGAGCGATGTGGTCAGTGCAACGAGAATGGCTTAGTGCACTGTCCAGcttgtaaataa
- the LOC121235323 gene encoding RNA polymerase II transcriptional coactivator KELP-like — MEPEIQERIENTVRRILKGSDMEEMTEHKIRKQASAELDLDLSEPPYKAFVKQIVQSFLEQQVEEEEEEVEEERGERRKEYDDDGDLIICRLSEKRRVTIQDFRGKTLVSIREYYKKDGKELPTSKGISLTEEQWSAFKKNVPDIEKAIRKMESRIM, encoded by the exons ATGGAGCCCGAAATCCAGGAGCGAATCGAAAATACAGTTCGGAGGATTCTCAAAGGGTCCGACATGGAGGAGATGACGGAACACAAGATCCGCAAGCAGGCATCGGCTGAGCTCGACCTCGACCTCTCCGAGCCGCCTTACAAGGCATTTGTCAAGCAGATCGTCCAGTCCTTCCTCGAGCAacaagtagaagaagaagaggaagaagtagaagaagaacgagGAGAGCGCCGTAAGGAGTACGATGATGATGGCGATCTTATCATTTGTAGG TTGTCAGAGAAGAGAAGGGTAACGATCCAAGATTTCCGGGGAAAAACTTTGGTGTCCATTAGGGAGTACTACAAAAAAGATGGCAAAGAGCTTCCTACTTCTAAAG GAATAAGCTTGACAGAGGAGCAATGGTCAGCCTTCAAGAAGAATGTACCTGACATCGAGAAAGCCATTAGGAAGATGGAGTCTAGGATCATGTGA
- the LOC121235321 gene encoding probable protein phosphatase 2C 80 has protein sequence MESSKGKGIRMVAGAYYIPKKRPGSTTDQGEDAYFLCEEKEAIGVADGVGSWILQGVDSGEYARQLMNNPFEAILSMEPDDGNVDDRIMKRVLDQAFSNTKAKGSSTACIIKLIDNIFTIEIESGDILVVGTDGLFDNMFDKEIRDVVKMAAEAGCNPWQVAWAVVEHAYDKSMNRTAYTPFMQASLASRRRFLGGKVDDITVIVANIVDS, from the exons at GGAAAGTTCAAAAGGAAAAGGGATAAGAATGGTTGCCGGAGCATACTACATACCAAAGAAAAGACCAGGCTCCACAACTGATCAAGGCGAGGACGCCTACTTCCTCTGTGAAGAAAAAGAAGCCATTGGTGTGGCCGATGGGGTGGGTAGCTGGATCCTCCAGGGCGTGGACTCCGGGGAATATGCCCGGCAGCTCATGAATAACCCTTTCGAGGCTATCCTATCAATGGAGCCAGACGACGGAAACGTTGATGATCGGATCATGAAAAGAGTTTTGGATCAAGCTTTCTCAAACACCAAGGCCAAAGGGTCATCAACGGCTTGCATAATCAAACTTATAGACAAT ATATTTACGATCGAGATAGAATCAGGAGACATCCTAGTAGTCGGCACGGACGGGCTGTTTGATAACATGTTTGACAAGGAAATTAGGGATGTTGTAAAAATGGCGGCTGAGGCGGGATGCAATCCATGGCAGGTGGCTTGGGCGGTAGTCGAGCATGCTTATGACAAATCCATGAACAGAACAGCCTATACACCATTTATGCAAGCTTCTTTAGCCTCTAGAAGAAGATTTTTAGGTGGCAAAGTCGACGATATAACTGTTATCGTTGCTAATATTGTTGATTCTTAG